A genomic window from Sphingobacterium spiritivorum includes:
- a CDS encoding ABC transporter permease: protein MITVFRLLKESFGFAISALRDNKTRTFLSLLGVTIGIMTIIGVFSAVDTLRNNLEESVRKIGSSTLYVDKWPWDGGPDFPWWKYINRPEPKYNDYLALKSRMTTAEHIAYVFNIGNSVAKFKSNSATNITVNAATHEYYQTQSAEIIEGRYFTETESNVGSMVVVLGATIAEGLFPSGNALGQKISLLGRKLTVVGVLKKEGSGMLINTSSDDIAFIPFSLGRNLANYEQYNPSIVITVKPTYTLEEGESELKGLMRSIRRIAPQREDDFSLNKTTLITAQLDQMFTVINLAGFCIGIFSILVGGFGIANIMFVSVKERTNLIGIQKALGAKKYFILTQFLFESILLCLIGGAVGLIMVYGIAFVVKVATGFAVLVSLKMVIITCFLSTFIGLISGMIPAFMAANMDPVEAIRSK from the coding sequence ATGATAACCGTTTTCAGACTTCTTAAAGAAAGTTTTGGTTTTGCAATTTCCGCACTTAGAGATAATAAGACGCGGACATTTTTATCCCTTTTGGGGGTGACTATAGGTATTATGACTATTATAGGTGTTTTTTCGGCTGTAGATACCCTTCGCAACAATCTCGAAGAATCTGTTCGGAAAATTGGAAGCAGCACATTATATGTAGATAAATGGCCATGGGACGGAGGTCCTGATTTTCCCTGGTGGAAATATATCAATCGTCCTGAACCCAAATATAATGATTATCTGGCACTCAAAAGCCGAATGACTACAGCAGAGCATATTGCCTATGTTTTTAATATCGGTAATAGTGTCGCTAAATTCAAAAGTAACAGCGCTACTAATATTACAGTGAACGCCGCTACCCACGAATACTATCAGACACAAAGTGCTGAAATTATTGAAGGACGTTATTTTACAGAGACAGAATCTAATGTAGGTTCGATGGTAGTGGTGCTGGGAGCGACTATTGCAGAAGGATTATTCCCTTCCGGAAATGCTCTGGGGCAGAAAATCTCGCTATTGGGACGCAAGTTAACAGTTGTAGGAGTTTTGAAGAAAGAAGGAAGCGGGATGCTGATCAATACTTCCTCTGATGATATTGCATTTATACCTTTCAGTCTTGGACGCAATCTGGCTAATTATGAGCAGTATAATCCCAGTATTGTCATTACCGTCAAACCGACCTATACGCTGGAGGAAGGCGAAAGTGAGTTGAAAGGATTGATGCGCTCTATTCGTCGTATTGCACCTCAACGGGAAGACGATTTTTCTCTTAATAAAACCACGCTGATTACAGCTCAACTCGATCAGATGTTTACAGTAATCAATCTGGCCGGATTCTGTATCGGAATATTTTCAATCCTTGTAGGAGGTTTTGGTATTGCCAATATCATGTTTGTCAGTGTCAAAGAACGCACCAACCTGATTGGGATTCAAAAGGCGCTCGGAGCAAAAAAATATTTTATCCTTACCCAGTTTCTTTTTGAATCTATTTTGCTTTGTCTTATAGGTGGAGCTGTGGGGCTCATCATGGTTTACGGAATTGCATTTGTGGTTAAAGTGGCAACAGGTTTTGCGGTGCTGGTCAGTCTCAAAATGGTTATTATCACCTGTTTTCTTTCCACATTTATCGGACTGATATCCGGAATGATCCCGGCATTTATGGCAGCCAATATGGATCCTGTTGAGGCCATCCGCAGTAAATAA
- the queA gene encoding tRNA preQ1(34) S-adenosylmethionine ribosyltransferase-isomerase QueA produces MKLSQFKFNLPESLLASEPSEQRDEARLMVLHRDSGKIEHKIFKDVLDYFDDKDVMILNNTKVFPARMYGNKEKTGATIEVFLLRELNKELRLWDVLVDPARKIRVGNKLYFGDDDLLVAEVVDNTTSRGRTIRFLFDGTDEEFRRNIEILGETPLPKYIKRKATPEDKYRYQTIYAKNEGAVAAPTAGLHFSRELMKRLELKGVDFAEVTLHVGLGTFRTVEVEDLTKHKMDSEQFIITEEAARIVNKGIDNKRRVCAVGTTSMRAIESSVSADRHLKAASDWTSKFIYPPYDFSIANSMITNFHTPESTLLVMIAAFAGYENVMNAYEVAVKEKYRFYSYGDAMLII; encoded by the coding sequence ATGAAATTATCTCAATTTAAGTTCAATCTTCCAGAATCTTTGTTAGCATCTGAGCCTTCGGAACAACGTGACGAAGCACGCCTGATGGTCCTTCACCGTGATAGCGGAAAAATAGAGCACAAAATTTTTAAAGATGTTTTAGATTATTTTGATGACAAAGATGTCATGATCTTAAACAATACAAAAGTATTCCCTGCTCGTATGTATGGTAACAAAGAGAAAACAGGGGCTACAATAGAGGTATTCTTACTTCGCGAACTTAATAAGGAGTTGCGCTTATGGGATGTACTGGTAGATCCGGCTCGTAAGATCCGTGTGGGTAACAAGTTGTACTTTGGTGATGATGATTTGTTGGTGGCTGAGGTCGTAGACAACACCACATCCAGAGGTCGTACTATCCGATTCCTGTTTGACGGTACTGATGAAGAATTCAGACGCAATATTGAGATCTTAGGAGAGACTCCTCTTCCGAAATATATCAAACGTAAAGCTACTCCAGAAGACAAATACAGATACCAGACGATCTATGCAAAGAACGAAGGTGCTGTAGCTGCTCCGACTGCCGGTCTGCACTTTTCAAGAGAACTGATGAAACGTCTTGAACTGAAAGGTGTTGATTTTGCGGAAGTAACTCTTCACGTAGGTCTTGGGACTTTCCGTACTGTGGAAGTGGAAGATCTGACGAAACACAAAATGGATTCCGAGCAGTTTATCATTACAGAAGAAGCTGCGCGTATTGTAAATAAAGGTATTGATAACAAAAGACGCGTATGTGCCGTAGGTACTACTTCTATGCGTGCTATCGAGTCGTCCGTATCAGCTGACAGACACCTGAAAGCGGCTTCGGACTGGACAAGTAAATTTATCTATCCACCATACGATTTCAGCATTGCGAATTCTATGATCACAAACTTTCATACTCCAGAATCAACATTACTGGTGATGATCGCTGCATTTGCAGGTTATGAAAATGTAATGAATGCTTATGAAGTAGCTGTAAAAGAAAAATACAGATTCTACAGTTACGGAGATGCGATGCTGATTATCTAA